In the genome of bacterium, one region contains:
- a CDS encoding right-handed parallel beta-helix repeat-containing protein codes for MKRKISCLLVMVLFFSVNILKTGGWAESTEVVPEIEKSLRIADKYLNSRDYNSARKEYLKIKEYKDLNYATQLSLFNIAETYRLEKKYPLAHQIYNEILKTPNLSLNYRIYSLFTQANLYLEENNYTSARKIYSDIIKTKGVSKDQVFKAEMYTGDTYRFERKYAQSRRIYENLLKQEDKNSYPNENNRLNLVDRLDNIEGLRDGVVEKSIREKRAERVNSSKYNIYVSLKGKDTNKGTKESPFQTIKRAQEEIQSIKKNKGIPQGGIGVYLRGGKYFITEGLKFNEKDSGEEGAPVVYRSYPGEEVRIIGGKQVANFKPLKDPKIIRQLPKESKTKVWVADLKEAGINDYGKFINRGHSHSPYTVSAMELFYNTRPMQISRWPDEGWERVSDLATPEGDGKTNNYFFQKGRFKYSGDRPTRWTEEKNIWVAGYFMWPWDKVHTSVTDIDTNNKIINLAPDVRQAKSYLAYDMPVVKDTPYYFYNILSEISKPEEFYIDREDGKLYFYPPDRIERSEIIVSTLNEPIVELQNVSNIIFFNLTFECTWHNGFTLNNCTNTLIAGSTIRNTGTLAVIINQGERNGVVGCDIYDTGEGGLNVTGGNREKLLPSGHYIENNHIYRFSRFSHAGGKYGIGISGVGNRVSHNLMHDSSYIAIPFSGNNQVVEYNEIYDVMNEARDGGAIYSYGAPWYLMNRGNVMRYNFIHNITEHSSPLKTHQVTGLYIDALNGGMTMEGNIFYRCTERAMFTHGPDTQIKNNIFTDCNIGIAQSNRTYLLRQDRSVQRWANLLNTVSYRQPPWDSRYPQTRDFLKIKPYGEPKNVIIQENIFSNVSDIMRIAGSFNYTDNSVKNNFEKGVVFFKDIDALNFTIRTGSPVYGETEYTPIPFEEIGLYKDELRATWPVKKSPAGKYYNPNWKPPVEDASAKFPPLKRISREQEYEVVKRTNPIKIDGILNKEEWFGLDKSRAILVVEEHSKGTKREVPAASLWVTYDDDNIYLGVEYMPDPWKEGFPKTNPYVSHEFGIEGVIGQDTWWWQEGVPTGPLYVFTGRPDGTFVAHNIFSIPADRIKKLQENIEYKSVLIDKETNHWTAEWKLPLSLLNINLKNNNTVRFNLGSCMRDGWFAWVATGGSIWRVDNAGVLKFK; via the coding sequence ATGAAAAGAAAAATAAGTTGTTTGTTGGTTATGGTACTCTTTTTTTCTGTCAATATCCTTAAAACAGGAGGGTGGGCAGAATCAACAGAAGTGGTACCTGAGATTGAAAAAAGTTTACGAATAGCAGACAAATACCTCAACTCCCGTGACTATAACTCAGCCAGAAAAGAGTATCTTAAAATCAAAGAATATAAAGACCTCAATTATGCTACCCAACTATCCTTATTTAATATAGCAGAAACTTACCGGTTAGAAAAAAAGTACCCTCTTGCACACCAGATCTATAACGAAATCCTAAAAACACCTAACCTATCTCTAAATTACCGAATATACTCCCTTTTTACACAGGCAAATCTTTATCTTGAAGAGAATAATTACACATCAGCACGCAAGATATATTCAGATATAATAAAAACAAAAGGTGTTTCTAAAGACCAGGTATTTAAAGCAGAGATGTATACAGGAGATACCTACCGATTTGAGAGAAAATATGCACAATCTCGCCGTATATACGAAAATTTGTTAAAGCAAGAAGATAAAAACTCTTACCCTAATGAGAACAATAGGTTAAACCTTGTTGACCGTTTAGATAATATAGAAGGGTTGAGAGATGGAGTAGTAGAAAAGAGTATCAGAGAAAAACGGGCAGAACGTGTCAATAGTTCAAAATATAATATATATGTTTCCCTAAAAGGTAAAGATACAAACAAAGGGACAAAAGAATCTCCATTCCAAACAATTAAAAGAGCACAAGAAGAAATACAATCTATTAAAAAGAATAAAGGTATCCCTCAAGGCGGTATTGGAGTATATTTACGTGGTGGAAAATATTTTATAACTGAAGGGTTAAAATTTAATGAAAAAGATTCAGGTGAGGAAGGGGCACCAGTTGTGTATAGAAGTTATCCGGGTGAAGAAGTGCGAATTATTGGTGGTAAACAGGTTGCAAATTTTAAACCTCTTAAGGACCCTAAAATAATAAGACAGTTACCCAAAGAATCAAAAACTAAGGTATGGGTAGCAGACCTTAAAGAAGCAGGTATAAACGATTATGGAAAATTTATAAACAGAGGTCATTCACATTCCCCTTATACTGTATCTGCTATGGAACTTTTTTATAATACCAGACCTATGCAAATATCTCGTTGGCCTGACGAAGGTTGGGAACGGGTATCGGATCTTGCTACTCCAGAGGGTGATGGGAAGACAAACAACTATTTTTTTCAGAAAGGACGATTTAAGTATTCAGGAGATAGACCTACACGGTGGACTGAAGAGAAGAATATATGGGTAGCAGGATATTTTATGTGGCCCTGGGACAAGGTTCATACTTCGGTAACAGATATAGATACAAACAACAAAATAATCAACCTTGCCCCAGATGTAAGGCAAGCAAAAAGTTATCTTGCTTATGATATGCCTGTTGTTAAAGATACTCCATACTATTTTTATAACATACTTTCTGAGATTTCAAAGCCAGAAGAATTTTATATAGATAGAGAAGACGGTAAACTATATTTTTATCCGCCTGATAGAATTGAAAGAAGTGAAATTATTGTTTCTACTTTAAACGAACCAATTGTAGAGTTACAAAATGTTTCTAATATAATCTTTTTTAATTTAACATTTGAATGTACTTGGCACAACGGTTTTACTCTTAACAACTGCACAAACACCCTTATAGCTGGTTCTACCATAAGAAATACTGGAACTTTAGCAGTCATAATAAATCAAGGAGAAAGGAACGGCGTAGTTGGTTGCGATATATATGATACTGGCGAGGGAGGATTAAACGTTACTGGTGGTAACCGGGAGAAACTTTTACCATCAGGACATTATATAGAAAACAACCATATATACAGATTTAGCAGATTTTCTCATGCTGGCGGAAAGTATGGTATAGGAATTTCAGGCGTTGGGAATAGGGTTTCTCATAATCTTATGCACGATTCTTCCTATATTGCTATCCCTTTTAGTGGAAATAATCAAGTAGTGGAATATAATGAAATATACGACGTTATGAACGAAGCCAGAGACGGCGGGGCAATATACTCTTACGGAGCTCCTTGGTATCTTATGAATCGTGGTAATGTTATGAGATATAATTTTATACATAACATAACTGAACATTCTTCACCTTTAAAAACACATCAAGTGACGGGTCTATATATAGATGCTCTAAATGGTGGTATGACAATGGAAGGAAATATTTTTTACCGTTGCACAGAAAGGGCAATGTTTACTCACGGACCAGACACACAAATCAAAAATAATATTTTTACAGATTGTAATATAGGGATAGCGCAGTCTAATAGAACCTACCTTCTTAGGCAAGACAGAAGCGTACAAAGGTGGGCAAATCTTCTTAACACAGTTTCTTACCGTCAACCGCCGTGGGATAGTAGGTACCCTCAAACAAGAGATTTTCTAAAAATTAAACCTTACGGAGAACCAAAGAACGTTATTATCCAAGAGAATATTTTTTCTAATGTGTCTGATATAATGAGGATTGCAGGAAGTTTTAATTATACCGATAACAGCGTAAAGAATAATTTTGAAAAAGGTGTAGTATTTTTTAAAGATATAGATGCTCTAAATTTCACTATAAGAACAGGTTCACCTGTCTATGGGGAAACAGAATATACCCCTATTCCTTTTGAGGAGATAGGTTTGTATAAAGACGAGTTGAGAGCAACTTGGCCAGTAAAAAAATCCCCAGCAGGAAAATATTATAACCCAAACTGGAAACCGCCTGTTGAAGACGCTTCTGCAAAGTTTCCACCGTTAAAAAGGATTAGCAGAGAGCAAGAGTACGAGGTAGTAAAACGGACAAACCCTATAAAAATTGACGGTATTCTTAATAAAGAAGAGTGGTTTGGGCTTGATAAAAGCAGAGCCATACTTGTTGTAGAAGAACATAGTAAAGGCACAAAAAGGGAAGTCCCTGCTGCCTCTTTATGGGTAACTTACGATGATGATAACATCTATTTAGGGGTAGAGTATATGCCTGACCCCTGGAAAGAAGGGTTTCCTAAAACCAACCCTTATGTTTCTCATGAATTTGGCATAGAGGGGGTAATAGGTCAAGATACATGGTGGTGGCAAGAAGGTGTTCCAACAGGACCATTATATGTGTTTACAGGAAGACCTGATGGGACTTTTGTTGCACACAATATCTTTAGTATACCAGCCGATAGAATAAAAAAACTTCAAGAAAATATAGAATACAAATCGGTACTTATTGACAAAGAGACCAATCATTGGACTGCAGAGTGGAAACTTCCTCTTTCTCTTTTAAATATAAACCTTAAAAATAATAATACTGTTAGGTTTAACCTGGGTAGTTGTATGAGAGACGGATGGTTTGCTTGGGTAGCAACAGGTGGTAGTATTTGGCGGGTAGATAACGCTGGAGTATTAAAATTTAAATAG